CTCTTCTGTTGCAATTGTTTCAATCCACCCTGCAAATTGCTCATCCATCTGAGCAACCTCAAGGTAAGCAAAGGTTTCCATTTCACTTTCTCCTCAACTGAATCTCCTGAACTAAAAAGGGCGTAACTGAATCAGCCACACCCCATTAAGGTTTTGCTTTAACCTGCTTGCTACTGCTTCAGGTTGAATTGCTTAAACTGACTCAGTCACGCAAACAGTTTTATGAATTAAGAACCAGAGCAATTGCAACGACCTATGCTCAGACATCGTTTTCAGACATTAGTTGTTGAAACGATCGAGATGCCATTGAAATGCTCTAGGCAAGAATCAAACCTGAGTTGCTTAGACAAAGGAAGCGGCAGTTGAAGGACCAAAGATTCCATCTGCAACAAGTCCAGACGCTCGCTGATAAGCAATCAAAGCGGCTTCTGTGGATGAGCCAAAGTAGCCTGTCGCCAGACCGGGAGCCAGGAATCCTCGGTTGATCAACTGCTGCTGTAGCCCAGCGACCCCAGATCCGGAATCACCATACTGAAGAATTACACCGCCTTCTTCTGGACGAACCGCTTGGTAGTTAAGTGCATCAAGCGTAGCAGGACCTGCCAAACCATCTGCAACCAAGCCATAATCCCGCTGGAATGCAAGCAGGGCGCTCTCAGTTGCTGAACCGAAGTACCCCGTTTGCGGCACAAAGTAGCCAGCATTGGAAAGTAGGCGTTGCAGGTCACTTACTCCTGAACCAGAATCACCGTAACCAAGAGAGCCGCCCGGACGAACGGGTTGGAAACCTTCAAGAGCACCAAAGGTGGCGGAACCAGCAACTCCATCTGCCACTAAACCCTGTGCCGCCTGGTAGTTTGCAACTGCATCCGCTGTATAGCTACCGTAATAGCCAGTGGCGCTGCCAGAAAAATATCCAGCATTTGCCAACAGGTTTTGCAGATAAGTAACATCAGGACCGCTGTCTCCCTGATATAAAGTCAGGGCTTGAGCCGCGCCTGCCATACCGACGGCAACCGTCGAACAAGCCGCACCGATCGCCAGTGCTGCCAGTTGACCAGGAAGCTTTGACTCTGAGAATGACTGTATTAAATCTCGTCCACTCTGCACACAGGTAAGCTCTTTCGCTTCAGGACTTTCAAAATCCTGAGCGACTTGGAGATAAGCAAGGGTCTCCATATTCAACTTCTCCTCAAAACGCTAATTGCAACAAAATAATTCTTCCAAGATTTAGCTATCTGAAGGCTAGTTGCATTACCGCATTAAACAACAAGCATTTCGCTTTATTAGGCAGTCAAACGGG
The Trichocoleus sp. DNA segment above includes these coding regions:
- a CDS encoding peptidoglycan-binding protein, with the protein product METLAYLQVAQDFESPEAKELTCVQSGRDLIQSFSESKLPGQLAALAIGAACSTVAVGMAGAAQALTLYQGDSGPDVTYLQNLLANAGYFSGSATGYYGSYTADAVANYQAAQGLVADGVAGSATFGALEGFQPVRPGGSLGYGDSGSGVSDLQRLLSNAGYFVPQTGYFGSATESALLAFQRDYGLVADGLAGPATLDALNYQAVRPEEGGVILQYGDSGSGVAGLQQQLINRGFLAPGLATGYFGSSTEAALIAYQRASGLVADGIFGPSTAASFV